The nucleotide sequence ctatcttcacctgatttctACGCTGAACctcacatgaccacacgtgccactccctaaactgagactgactggtcatgtctttattagcggtgtagaaaatgggcaaacagctctcagagagaatgggctgtcacgtccacacaggcacttgtttatttaataaaatcacatacttttccgtcatataatcgcacaggctgacatcgcgattgctaTATGATTAATCATGCCGCACTagcctatactatactatattgtgtttattatgcaATACTATCCAGGGCCTACACTTTACTGTATTGTGTTTCTAATACAATAGTATTCAGGGCCTATTCTACATTGTGTTTCTCAAACAATACTATCCAgggcctatactatactatattgtgtttcTAATACAATACTATCCAgggcctatactatactattcagTGCCTGTAATATATTGTGTTTCTCAAACAATACTATCCAgggcctatactatactatattgtgtttataatACAATACTATCCAgggcctatactatactattcagGGCCTGTAATATATTGTGTTTATAATACAATACTATCCAgggcctatactatactatattgtgtttattatagaatactattcagggcctatactatattgtgtttattatagaatactattcagggcctatactatattgtgtttattatagaatactattcagggcctatactatattgtgtttattatacaatactattcagggcctatactatattgtgtttattatacaATTCTGTTCAgggcctatactatactatattgtgttcATTACACAATTCTATTCAGGGCCTAtactatattgtttttattataaaattctatTCAGGGCCTATACTATATTGTGTTCATTACACAATTCTATTCAGGGCCTAtactatattgtttttattataaaattctattcagggcctatactatattgtgttttattataaaattctgttcagggcctatactatactatattgtaTTCATTACACAATTCTATTCAGGGcctatactatattgtgtttattataaaattctattcagggcctatactatattgtgtttataatACAATACTACCCAgggcctatactatactatattgtgtttattataaaattctattcagggcctatactatattgtgtttattataaaattctattcagggcctatactatactatattgtgtttattatagaaTACTATTAAgggcctatactatactatattgtgtttataatAGAATACTATTTAGGGcctatactatattgtgtttattatagaaTACTATTAAgggcctatactatactatattgtgtttattatagaaTACTATTAAgggcctatactatactatattgtgtttataatAGAATACTATTCAgggcctatactatactatattgtgtttataGTACAATACTACCCAGGGCCTATACTATATAGTGTTTATAATAGAATACTATTCAGGGcctatactatattgtgtttattataaaattctattcagggcctatactatactatattgtgtttattatagaaTACTATTAAgggcctatactatactatatagtGTTTATAATAGAATTCTATTCAGGGcctatactatattgtgtttattataaaattctgttcagggcctatactatactatattgtgtttataatAGAATACTATTCAgggcctatactatactatattgtgtttattataaaattctattcagggcctatactatattgtgtttattataaaattctattcagggcctatactattaagggcctatactatactatattgtgtttataatAGAATACTATTCAgggcctatactatactatattgtgtttataatAGAATACTATTCAgggcctatactatactatattgtgtttattataaaattctaTTCAGGGCCTATATATTCAgggcctatactatactatattgtgtttgTAATACAATACTACCCAGGGcctatactatattgtgtttattataaaattctattcagggcctatactatattgtgtttattataaaattctaTTCAGGGCctgtactatactatattgtgtttattatagaaTACTATTAAGGGCCTAGAgtatactatattgtgtttataatAGAATACTATTCAGGGcctatactatattgtgtttattataaaattctattcagggcctatactatactatattgtgtttattatagaatactattcagggcctatactatactatattgtttttattatagaaTACTATTAAgggcctatactatactatattgtgtttataatAGAATACTATTCAGGGcctatactatattgtgtttattataaaattctattcagggcctatactattcagggcctatactatactatattgtgtttattataaaattctattcagggcctatactatattgtgtttattataaaattttattcagggcctatactatactatattgtgtttattataaaattctattcagggcctatactgtactatattgtgtttattataaaattctattcagggcctatactatactatattgtgtttattataaaattctattcagggcctatactattcagggcctatactatactatattgtgtttattataaaattctattcagggcctatactatattgtgtttattataaaattctattcagggcctatactatactatattgtgtttattatagaaTACTATTAAGGGCCTAGAGTCTATTCAGGGcctatactatattgtgtttattataaaattctattcagggcctatactattcagggcctatactatactatattgtgtttattataaaattctattcagggcctatactatattgtgtttattataaaattctattcagggcctatactatattgtgtttattataaaattctattcagggcctatactatactatattgtgtttttttataaaattctattcagggcctatactatactatattgtgtttattataaaattctattcagggcctatactatactatattgtgtttattataaaattctattcagggcctatactatactatattgtgtttattataaaattctattcagggcctatactatactgtattgtgtttattataaaattctatccagggcctatactatactatattgtgtttattataaaattctattcagggcctatactatactatattgtgtttattataaaattctattcagggcctatactatactatattgtgtttttttataaaattctattcagggcctatactatactatattgtgtttattataaaattctattcagggcctatactatactatattgtgtttattataaaattctattcagggcctatactatactatattgtgtttttttataaaattctattcagggcctatactatactgtattgtgtttattataaaattctatccagggcctatactatactatattgtgtttattataaaattctattcagggcctatactatactatattgtgtttattataaaattctaTTCAGGGCCTATATTATACTatagttaaagcagtgtttctcaactagtctattcggactgggtcgtggacagcagggaaataacaatgccatggtaacttcacccattgaagatattttggcggccgcccaagtgatcgagTATTTAcctgcagatttaatgataattgcACTTTCGCGAGTGTAACAAGCTTGCGCTAATGagctgctcttctctctggcgcacacgttcaacaactgggcttcccttgatattgcggagcgcaaacatcaaaactgtgaccaatttcaattctagcgagacttttctagtttaaagtgtttcggagattgtcaattcgaacctctcaaacagtagcagccctgacatgccaaacagcactgaggaaaagagcaacactatgCTATGtgccaaaaaatttaaaattacacactttacaaatttgtttcaggtaaagatttttatattttgacaaaatcgtatagtttcatatgaaataatctaaaggtagaatctattagacctcagtttatatcaacagtggcaattgtagttaaagtttcaagatgtgtttcagctagtatttgtttttcataaatacattaatttattattattattactattatttaagactagcacactgaacatgaggagcctttccttctgtgtaatatgtgtataaatatttaatattaggtaacaaacgggataataatgggcccatataagtaaatatgctcttcaaaaagggggagagaaaaattcctgtagattttgacatcaacaacaaaaataatgtcaattgatgcatgtccttgtactggaaaaccatgaacaaaactatacaacataaaaggaaatgcaacacaggatacattaaatacaggttgttTAATCTATGTCAGGTctacacttgatgtccaatgtaaaatctgtcctgaagcaaaaccagttgagaagcgctGAGTTAAACTCACTGTTGCACACTGTtgcacacctacagtatatgttaataatcacaggacattacttcaaaagctcacacagctgatgttaattttcatttagtagttaatttaacatgtaaactaacatgctttagttatataacatgttagttacatttatattttttatcatgtttataattctgtttattataattctgttagcttccttattttttctatttattttattttcaaaagggagacatttttttacacatacttcaataaaataaatggtttcaagtttcaattataataaagtgattgctcaaaaataaacagataaataaataactcttctgttttcactgataatagtaattgtgtgaCACCATTTGCGTGATATTTTCTGAtactgttatcataccgtgaaaatctcataccgttgcaacccaaGTCACACAAAGTGATATTGTTTTCGCTACTCTGCTCTATCTACGTCACAGCAAGACGTTTAACACTTAAGTCGGATGTAGTTGCTTTAGTTTTTGCTAGTTTGCATACTATTGTATTCTGATATCAGCTTTTAGCGTGAAAGTGCTAATATAGTGTTCCATACCAAACCATAGTATGCTGTTTCTCTCATAGCAGGATGAAATCTCTGCCCCAGAtttgttattttgcatatttCATTCTCCCATCACAGCTATGATTGCGCACTCTTGTCACCATAAAGTTGTTTGCAAGCAGGTTTTGTCTTATTGCACATGTTGTGTCATGAAAGATTACCTCCCTGCACTAATAGTTCTTTAATGGCTCCATTACATTGTGTtttccaagcccacgctggcacCCAGCTCCCTCTGGAGATATGAATATGTAGCTGTGGGGAGAAGCAAGGGAGGATCATTCTTtaccaccctctctctctctctctctctctctctctctctgtgtgtatgagtgtgtatgagtgtgagagagagaaaaagaaagaaaagaagagcCATTGAGTTATCTTTAGACAAAGAAAGGGATCCTGGCCAAGAAAACAAAAGATAATGGAATGATTGAGACTGAGGACAAGAAAAAACGGAGATTGTGAGCTTCCAGGAAATGCAAAGAGGGAAGGGAGGAATGCTGGCGCAGAGGGATAGCCTGTTTAAAGCAGGGTGATATTTGTCATGTGATTAGATTAGGTTGGATTTTAGTGAAAGCAGAGGTCGTTTGTCACAGTTATTAACAGCCACCCACATTCATTTCTCATCTCTACACTGCACACACCATCAGCACATCTGTGTGTGCGTGATGAAACAATGTGTACGTTAATGCTGATGTTTTATGGATGTATGTATAATGGCAGtttgcttgaatttattttacaatatagGGATTGTTCAGGATGTTTCATTTGCTGTCGAACTACCGACTAGTTTATTGTCaagtgatttaattatttttattacgaTTTTAAGCTAATATTTTGAACAATTATTCACTGATGGGAATGAATTTAAAGACATTTGTTATATTGTGTAGAAAAAGCACCGCTTTTGTAACTAATTCGccacctttatatatatatatatatatatataaaaataaattaaaaaaagacaattaGTGTCAGACTTCAAATGGTTATCTGTGAGCAATATTCTTGTTGATTGTGAGGACTATGAtgaatatgtagttttgcacaaatAATATAATGGCATTTACTCTTGGGCTTCATAAAGGGTGTTTCTGTGTAGAGGAGGAATTACTCTTAACTCTGTTCCCAGTTTCACATTTAGAGACAGGAAGACCTTTAAAGAATTTCATCTTCCTTTTATGCTTGAGCAATGGAAACTCCCAAACGTTAAGATCCATTTGAACTGTCACATGCAAGCTCAAAGCACATCAAAGTACAAattcatctctctctttctctctggaaAAACTAAAAGGAATATATCAGTGAGAAATTCTCCTCTCTTTCCTGTTTCTCTATCCTTATCCCTTTTCCTATATAGAGGGCCTGTATATTGATCCATATGTCCTCTTGGTCACATACTGAATTCTTTACCCTCCTCtttcatttgttgttttttcaaaataaattagcTGCCAAAATGATTAACCACAACAAgaacatacagatataaaagagGTTTTACAATGTATGACAGGAGCTGTTTACATCATGCATTTCCATCTGCATACCAGATAAAGTGGGTGTTACTGCCATCTTGTGGTACATTTTTTCATGCAGGAGACAATAAACTGCCATACAGTTCACAATGGTCCATTTCTGTGATGTTTGTAAGATGACAATAAACTGATTGCGGTTTTCATTCCTGCAGCTGTTCGAAATGACCGGAACAAGAGGAAGAAGGATGAGAAGAAGCAGGAGTGTACAGAGAGTTACGTCTTAAGTCCCGATACAGAGCAGATGATCGAACGGGTGAGGAAGGCTCACCAGGAAACCTTCCCCTCCCTCTGCCAGTTGGGCAAATACACCACGGTAAGTCAGAGCAGCTCTTAACTGCTGTGTCCTGAACTGGATGGACCTGTCGGAAATGACTTGTACTCTCAGGGATTAGACCACAGTTGAGCAAACGCACTCTTGTTATCTCGCAGAACAACAGTGCTGATCACAGGGTCGCCCTGGACGTTAACCTGTGGGACAAGTTCAGTGAACTCTCCACCAAATGCATCATTAAAACGGTGGAGTTCGCCAAACAGCTGCCTGGCTTCACCACGCTCACTATCGCAGATCAGATCACCTTGTTAAAGGCGGCTTGCCTCGATATCCTGGTAAGCGCAGCTTTTTAAAGCATATTCTGACTCGTTTCTTGTGTCCAAGTCTTGCATAATACGAAAGTTAATGAATAGATCTACAAACACAGTGGGAATGTGTAAGCTACTGTAAATAGCATCGTCTTTTACTGTCTTCCATAGATTCTACGAATATGCACACGCTACACACCTGATCAGGACACCATGACGTTTTCTGATGGTCTGACACTGAACCGCACGCAGATGCACAACGCTGGCTTTGGGCCACTTACAGATCTCGTGTTCGCTTTCGCTAACCAGCTCCTGCCCCTGGAGATGGATGATGCAGAGACAGGGCTCCTCAGCGCCATCTGTCTGCTGTGTGGAGGTACTGCACCTTTAACAGTCATACAGAATCATATTTTCTTATTCTCAAGACTTTTCTGCCTTGGTAGCGGTTAAAAGCATGTGGAGGACAAAGAACTCTTGTGCAATTTGTTTTGCTGAATTTCTGATTTATGCGGTTCTATTTCACTGGTGCTCATTCTTCAGTGGAATACtacagtatacattttctttagttaCCAATCATTTTCTTTAccagtttttcttatttttaataaatattgttttttgttttgttttgttttttttacccaaCACTATCCTGAAATGTATATCTGGTTTTTATTATACTAGTGCTTCATCAggtgaaaatgtaattttccatTATCGCTTTCCATAAAGTAAATAGTACTTGAGAGCAATTTCTAAAGTCTCCATTTTCAGTGGGGTTAACGCTGTTCCATTGTGGATGATAGGCATAAATGTAGCAACATCAATGCATTTTAAACCAAGAATATACTGGCGTGGTGTTGTGAAGTATGCCAGTTAAAATTTTCTAAAACTCCCAGTGGTTTGTGTTGAATATGCTATTTTTTACCTGGTCAGTTATTAATCCTGTAAAACTGTGCACTTGTGCTCAGATCGGCAGGATCTGGAACAGTCCGATAAAGTGGATGTGCTTCAGGAGCCACTGCTGGAGGCACTGAAGATCTACGTGAGAAAAAGGAGGCCTCATAAACCACACATGTTCCCCAAGATGCTGATGAAGATCACAGACTTGAGAAGCATTAGTGCTAAAGGTGAGATGATTGACGGTCACTCTTTAAACATAAAGTTGAAATATTGCACCAGGGTGATCAGACAGCAGTGTCCAGGAAAAATAAGGAGAATCTTCTCTCACTTTCAGGAGCGGAACGAGTCATAACACTGAAAATGGAGATTCCTGGCTCCATGCCACCTCTTATTCAGGAGATGCTGGAGAACTCTGAGGGTCTGGAGGGTGGCAGTGGGGCGCGAGGTGGAGCCAAACCAGGAAGCTGTAGCCCCAGTTTGTCACCCAGCTCAGCGCACAGCAGCCCCTCCACTCACTCCCCTTGACTCTTATCCTCAGACAGGGCTCCGTGCAGAATTAAACTGGTTCGAAACCAGAAGCAAGCCACAGACAAAGCGCCAGAGACCCAAATCCGGTAGACTTTGATCTGGGTTGACCGGGCCCGAACTGAACTGTCAATCTGGCCGGCTTTCATTAGGTGAAGACCAATTGAGTTCCACACAGGCCGAGCCTGATCAAAACTCACTCCGTCATTAAATGCACCAGTGATTCAGTGATTTAATGAGCCTCAGACTTGGCCTCAGTGTAAGAGGAGCAGACTGAAGATGCTGCAAGACCCTATTTGAGCAGAAGCAGGTCCTTACTGTGTCTTCTGGCTTTGCTCCCTTCACACGAACTGTGAAGGCCAAGTTAACTTTTATCCCTGTCCGAGGGACACATTCTCTTGGcctgggatgtttttttttttttataaatgtcaatCCCTTAAGCAAGCTAAGGACATAGGACAGCAAATGTCCAAACGTCAGGGACATTTTGAACTTTACAACcgttttgtttctgtttctttgttttgtttttttacaaaagatATATGAATATATGAAAATCTATATTGACAGAAGTATGAGATTTGACTTTCGTCTTAGGTGGAATGCAGAACAATTCTCATCTTTTCAGATGAGAATTCAGTCACTTTTCTCAAGAGTCGAATACAGTTATGTCATAAGTTTGTTGTGGTCTTTCTGGAAATATTTGTATTGAGACAAAGACAGATAGTCCTGTTCACTTCATGCACAAGGGCATCGTCACGCTAGCACTGAAAGCGATGAGATAAGACACTTTTTCAGTGGGGAGATGAACGAATGATTTGGAGATGTATTAAATGCCATCAGAATGGTAACTTGGCAGAAAAGGAGCTCAAGTAAACAAACTGCTTACATTTGTGATATAATGTGTATGAGATCGTTTAAAGGGAGCTCCGCCTTcctgtacattttttatattgtttaacttttgTTGTAATGTCATCTGTCGAAAGACATACGAAAACCCCCTTACACAGTATTAGCTGATtataaaataaaaggaaacatttcCAAAAATATTAAATCATAAAGAATATGAAACCTGATTTTAGCTGAAAATGACACAAATAAAACCTACTCGTCATttcaaaagtattaaaaactatatAAATACTCAGTATTTCATACCGAAACACCATGCAGTTTCATGCTTTTTCcttcaccaaaaaaaatattttaagatttacacattttaacttcacatcaaaattccatcaaatttaattaaataatcttttaacaaatgtaaaaataaaaaaagtaaaaaaaaaaattaagggccATTGAATTCTgtaaattcaatttgatggaattttgttatgaaatttaaaaaaagcttaaatctaaaaacaaacaggcaaaatattttgtgtttttaatggtAGATTTGTGTTCATTATCATCTCTACCACATTTTAGCTGTTGcgtgcaccctgaaatacttccacCTTGCCACATTTTTCTTATCTGAACCTCACAACATCACTGCCTCTGCTACCCTGCAACAATCATTGTACAGTTGTCGACGACAACAACACTGCCTCTGTGTGACAATCACTTTAAGTCAAGCTCACAAACAATTCTGCCTCTGTAACAAACACTGATCCCTGCCAGACATCTTGATTGGAGCTAGTAGCTAGCATTCATTGACTGTTGATAGACTTCCACATTCACACTACGGTTCCCATTCTCTGGAACTGTAATATGTCACAAAACATCAAACAAGGACTATATTTGCCACGTGCATCTTTCCTAACCACAAGCACTCACTCGTTGACTGAAAGGTTTGAGGTCTTTGTGTGATAATTAAATCTCTAAAATATCACAGCTgcaattattttatgattttgaatgtatttagctctatctgaattttcattttcatttcagtttGCAACAATGTACCAACTTGATTCATTTTTGGCAATCAATTGAGTTTAAGTACTCAGGGGTTCCTCAGTGCTTATGCAACATTTattctaataaaaatatatatatatatatatatatatatatagcaaattTGAACCAGTGCAATTAATGCAAATTTCTCCATCAAAGTTAAAATGATTGTTCactccacaaatgaaaattcatcatttgTCATTTAGTCGCCTTCATATTGATCCAAACCTCTATGACATTCTTTCTACAGCCTCAGTGTCTATTCtctaaagtcatacaggtttggagcaacatgagggagagtaaatttccatttttggttgaactattccttaaatagtGTTCTTACATTTGTTTGCTCATTGtagagaaaaaaaagatttgtgtCCAATCCGATTCTGGCAGATCAGTGTCCGCATATCATTATATTGTTGCAGTTTACAACCTCTCTGCCTCTGTAATACGTCTGCTGAGTCATTCGCCATGAACCTTTGAGCAGTGTGATGTGATCTTTAACACATTTTTCACAGAGCGGAGTGTGAACTCTTATCTACAGTACGTTTCACAGCATCTATGCACATGACATTCACAGAGCTTGATCCTATTCACTTTTATCTACCTGTTCTGAAGATCACATGCATCTCCCTGTATGTCAGCTCATCAGTTTGGATTAAATGGGTATTTAGGCTGGTTTCTGCATTCGTCACTGCCCAAAGGTTCATTGCTATTGAGCCATAATGTGTCA is from Xyrauchen texanus isolate HMW12.3.18 chromosome 8, RBS_HiC_50CHRs, whole genome shotgun sequence and encodes:
- the rarab gene encoding retinoic acid receptor alpha-B isoform X2; protein product: MMYESVDVVGLTPSPNPFLSMDYYHQNRGCLIQDKGLVSGAARGFRNPHWGGSNHSLETQSTSSEEIVPSPPSPPPPPRVYKPCFVCQDKSSGYHYGVSACEGCKGFFRRSIQKNMVYTCHREKSCIINKVTRNRCQYCRLQKCLEVGMSKESVRNDRNKRKKDEKKQECTESYVLSPDTEQMIERVRKAHQETFPSLCQLGKYTTNNSADHRVALDVNLWDKFSELSTKCIIKTVEFAKQLPGFTTLTIADQITLLKAACLDILILRICTRYTPDQDTMTFSDGLTLNRTQMHNAGFGPLTDLVFAFANQLLPLEMDDAETGLLSAICLLCGDRQDLEQSDKVDVLQEPLLEALKIYVRKRRPHKPHMFPKMLMKITDLRSISAKGAERVITLKMEIPGSMPPLIQEMLENSEGLEGGSGARGGAKPGSCSPSLSPSSAHSSPSTHSP
- the rarab gene encoding retinoic acid receptor alpha-B isoform X3; the encoded protein is MVYTCHREKSCIINKVTRNRCQYCRLQKCLEVGMSKESVRNDRNKRKKDEKKQECTESYVLSPDTEQMIERVRKAHQETFPSLCQLGKYTTNNSADHRVALDVNLWDKFSELSTKCIIKTVEFAKQLPGFTTLTIADQITLLKAACLDILILRICTRYTPDQDTMTFSDGLTLNRTQMHNAGFGPLTDLVFAFANQLLPLEMDDAETGLLSAICLLCGDRQDLEQSDKVDVLQEPLLEALKIYVRKRRPHKPHMFPKMLMKITDLRSISAKGAERVITLKMEIPGSMPPLIQEMLENSEGLEGGSGARGGAKPGSCSPSLSPSSAHSSPSTHSP
- the rarab gene encoding retinoic acid receptor alpha-B isoform X1 produces the protein MSGNGNHCLSPGGLGSPLGGFPMHHYHYFFPHMLGGLSPPALPGLPVSGYSTPSPATLETQSTSSEEIVPSPPSPPPPPRVYKPCFVCQDKSSGYHYGVSACEGCKGFFRRSIQKNMVYTCHREKSCIINKVTRNRCQYCRLQKCLEVGMSKESVRNDRNKRKKDEKKQECTESYVLSPDTEQMIERVRKAHQETFPSLCQLGKYTTNNSADHRVALDVNLWDKFSELSTKCIIKTVEFAKQLPGFTTLTIADQITLLKAACLDILILRICTRYTPDQDTMTFSDGLTLNRTQMHNAGFGPLTDLVFAFANQLLPLEMDDAETGLLSAICLLCGDRQDLEQSDKVDVLQEPLLEALKIYVRKRRPHKPHMFPKMLMKITDLRSISAKGAERVITLKMEIPGSMPPLIQEMLENSEGLEGGSGARGGAKPGSCSPSLSPSSAHSSPSTHSP